From the genome of Thiovibrio frasassiensis:
AGCTGTTCCCCTGCCTTCTTCCACAGGAAAAGACCCGCTCTTGCGGAACAAGGCGCAGAGATTCGGCATGACCATTTTAGAACTCATTATGGCATGGTCATTCTGGACATATTCTAGCAACTCAAAACCCTCTCGTGCAGCGAGACAAGTCAAATTCCCGATATCAAAATGCTGTATGTGTTCACGCAACAACAACCAATAAAAATCGAAAAAATAGTATCCAGCATACCTGGAAGCATCCGGAACACCGACACAGAAGATACCGCCTTTTTTAAGAACCCTGAAAGCTTCACGCAATGCCTTGGCGGGACTTACTAGATGCTCTAACACTTGCTCTACAACAACGACATCAAACATATTATCCGCAAAAGGGAGATTTTCAGCGTTACCGTGTTTAATCGTGAACAGATTTTCCTCCTGAGCCCGATGTGTGTATGTCACCGTTGAGTCTACCCCAAAAAGGTCCACAAAACTTTTGCGACTGAGGTAGCTCAAAAAACCGCCAAGAGCACAACCCACGTCAAGGATTTTGTCACTAAAAGATAGGTGCGAGGAAAGCATCTGGAACAAATGATCGTAGCGTCCGACAGTCAGCACATCCGCACTACCGGGACGATCCCCTTCTGTGATTACTGAGCTCAGGTTTGCGGGCGCATATTCACTATTATAATAGTTTGCCAAACCCAAAATTTCATCCGGGGATAAATCATTATAAACATGGCCGCAACGGATACATGCCTCAAGCCGTATCGTTGAATAAAGGGTGGAGCTGTCAATATTCCCGCAGTTTAAAGATAGAATCAGTTTATTGTCAGTCGAATTACAAATCGGACATGACAACCAATTCCCGTGGCTCATTTTTTCCCCTTTATCTGGTTTAATCTATTAGCCCAACAATTAAGTTTTGAATTTTCTGGAAAATACCGCTGAAAATGAAAAACTGATCCTTTCGTTTTTTCAATTAACCCATACCTTGAGAATGCCGAGATAGCTATTTCCAAGTCAACATCAGCATTGAATATTGCTTTATTTCCCTGGCAAGAAATAAACCACTCAAACGGATCTTCGCCAAAAATGTCTTTAAAACAAATATATTGCTTTATCCGAGATGACACTAAGCTGCCATAATGATTATTAAGCGAGGCTTCTAGCACTTCAACAGCAAACCGCGTTCTCACCGACTCTGCAGCTCTCCTCCCAATCCTTTTCATTTCGTTTGGGTTATCATATAACCATTCTACAACCTCGCCGAACTCCTCAGGAGAATTTACGAGGAAACCCGTTTCACGATCTTTTACAATAAATCGTTCCGCCGGATTGTTAAGCACTACCGGAACAATTCCCATGGCCATTGCTTCCAGAAGAGCATTTTCGGTAGTGCCATAGTGCTCAGGATTAAGCAAATAAACTAGGACGTTGACAGGGGCTAATTCGGAGACAACATCGTTCGTATACCCACGAAATTCAAGCATTCCTGGCCGACCCGCCTTTCCGCACTCCCCCTCAAGGACCTCTTTATTTTTCACATCACCAATAAGACTTACTTTAAAGCCTGGAATACTGACTGCGGACAGGAAATCCACATAACGTGGATGTAATTTTGCAAAATTCAAACTCCCAATATAACCGGCAACAAGTGTTTCGTAGTCCTTGGATTCGGGCAATGGCAATCCATCAAAACCACCGCTGCTAGAAACAACTCGCATTTTCCCAACTACTTCCCCAGGCAGACTTAAAACCTCCTTAGCCTCATACGAACATGCGGAAGTAAACAAGAATTGATGGGCAGCAAGCAGTAAACCACGCGGAATTATTGGATTAAATAACCCTGAAACATGGCTCCAGGCAATAAGTCGCATGGGGGGGAACGATTGAGCACATAACACTTTTATTGTTGCCGGATGGTTCCACCACTCCAGTTGGACAATATCAGAAGCCTCAACCAACTCGCCTAAGAGTTCTGGAAGGGGGGAGACAAATACCTCCGCGCCCCTGTCCCTGACCAACTCAACAAACTGGTTTTTCTCTTGCTGCTCAAAAGTAACGATGGTGTGCTTGACATCAGCCCCCGAGAGTAAAGACTGGCAAACAAGCCCACTCAGTGCTTTACCAACCCCTCCGCCGAGATGAGCAGTGAGATGTAGCACCTTAATCATAAGGTCCGCCATGAGATGCAACTAGCTTTACAAATAAATCTTGCGCAAATGGATCTATGTTATCCGGCAGACCATGGGAAAGCTGCCCACATTGACCACAGACCGCATGCTCCTTACGCTTCTTCGATAAAAACATCTTTTGATATTCAAACATTCTGGAACCATTCCATATGTCCGTGACGGACTCCACTTTAGTGTCGCCAATGATCAACTTTCTGGACCAGTCCAAAAAACAGGTGCTCGCTGTGCCATCAGAATTTACCGAAAATGAGTAGAACACATACGGACAGACCTGAACTTCATTGATTTCTTGGCCATAGATACCAACCTCCTGATTAATATCGACACCATTGAGCTTGAATCCTGGCCAGCATGACATGATATGTTCGATATAGACACCGTCGGCAATATCCCCAAAAATTTCATAAAATTTATCTTTATCACCTTGTGACAAGGTGTCACCATTGATTTTCACGATCATTTCGCATTGTTTTTTATTTTCATAAAAATGCCGAACATTCTCCACCAATTTTTCGAAATCTATTTTATATTTCGAAAAATTCAAATACTGCTCAGAATTAATACCTTCAATTGAAATGTTAATCCTGTCCAAACCAGCATCAATAATTTCCAGGTTTAACTTTTTATTGAGAAGCGAAGCATTTGTGGTCGTATCGATCCGCTCTGAACATTTTTTCTCTTTTGCGTAATTGACCATTTTCGCGAACCTTGGATTCACTAACGGCTCGCCATCTTTGTACAACCTAAGTACTTTAATTGGAGTGTCAAATTCACAAAGATCATCAATTATTTTCTTATAAAGTCCATAATCCATTACCCCGTGAATTCGCCCACGTGTTTTCCCCATGAGATTTCTGTCGCCGGTTGGGCAGAATTTACATTGAAAATTACATGCATCTGAAGGGTCTACATTAACAATAAAAGGGACACGTAAAGGGATAACTGTTTCCAATTTTGTCCTATTTTCCAGATCTATTCGGGGCTTAATCTTAGCTTTCATTTATTTCCCCTTAAAAATTCCTGCATTTTTTGCAATATCGCCCCAAAAAGCCATCGGCTCATAATCTGGATATGGATAATAGCCAAGGTTCAGTGTAATTTCCCAATTATTATCCACGAGCCACTGCTCTACAAGCCTTCTTATTGAGATGGGCTTTCCAGAACAAATATTAACAGTCCCTACATCGAGACCGGACAATGCAAACCGGACAATCTCTCGCGCCACTTCAGCAACAGGCAAATAATCCCGCAACTGCTCTCCGCCGGACATATTAAAGCTATTATCTCCGCGCAATATTGCCTCTTTTAGCATTGAGTAAAGCGAGTTACCAGACTGACCTTCTCCATACATGTAGAAAAGACGCGCCCAAACCAAGTTGAAGTTCTTGATTGTTTTTAAAAATTCCAACTGTTGCCGCAAAGCATCCTTGGCATAACCATATGGATTAGTGGGACACGGCCTAATATCTTCTGAAAGTGGTCCCGACTGCATCCCGTATTCCAGACATGTGCCGGCCACAAATACAGATGACAATCCAGCATTAACGAGGTTTTCAAGGAACCGATACTGTCGAGGTAGTTCCGTATCGAAGTGATGAAGTGCTCTGTAGTTTGGCAGGCCGTCCCAAGCAAGGTGTATCAACACATCCGGATATCCCATTTGTGCAAAACAGTTTTGCCATGGCAAAGAAATATCCCTTTCAACGACATGTACACATGGAGGCAAGAACAACAACTTTCTTGCGTCACGTGTAACAGCAACAATTTTTATTTGCATACGGGAAAGCTCTGCCAACACATAACGGCCAACAAACCCGCTTGCCCCAGTAAGCGCTACTTTCACGGCTTACATTCTCCTTAAAAATCCATCCGGCGCGGCAGTAATCATCACTTTACTCTCTATCATTTTGTCAATTTCAAATTTCAACGGCAAACCATCTGCAGCAATATGCACATTGGCCTCCAATTGACGCAGATATTCCCAAACGGCTGTCTTGGGGTTGTTACCCTTACCCCATGGGCGATTACTGCAAAATCCATCTGGCAAATCTTCAACGCCAGTATCCCAAACGATACAATAACTTCCCGAGGATGTAAGCGGTGCATATGCTTGAAGTTCTGCAAGCACATGGTCATGAGTATGATTGGAGTCCAGACAGACAACTATTTTCTTGTGCGACCCAGCCTCAGCAAGGACTTGACCCACCACTTTCGGATCAACTGAAGAGCCTTCTATCATCTTAACCAGATGTGCAAGCGGGTGTCCCTCAATCGCTGTACGGTTATGGCTCCGAATATCGATGTCGATGCCCAGCACCCGCCTCTTCGACTCACTAGGACGGCAAGCACATCCCTGTTCTATAGCCTCGCAGTAATCAAGAAGAGCGAGCATGGAAGCGCTCATAATCAAAGAGCCGCCATGCGCAATGCCTGTTTCGATAATCAGATCAGGCTTTACTTCCCATATAATCTCCTGCAGGGCATAGACATCCTGAGGTATTTGAATGATAGGCCTACCCAGCCAAGAAAAATTATGTGAATAGTTGTACCTGAGGGCTTCGCGGATCCATATGTTAGAAAGTCCTGCCAAGGCACTATCTTTTGAGAGATTGGCCAGATTAGTTTTGACTTGATCTTCGAATGCAACACCAGAGTTCATGCTGGCACCTCAGTCCTTGAATTAATAACGCGAAAACATTGTGCATTTGCCAACATCAACGTCAACGCGGCACATTAGCTTTGCATGCCGCAGAGTAACTACACCTCATTTTTTTTAGCATTTTCTACTCCATATTTTGCCCCATCGAACACATCAAAAAGAAGCAGATTCCCCACTTAATATACTTTTGCAATTGTCCAGGGCAAGTTTTTCAGAATATAGTTATACATGTCGGTATTGTATAAAAATACTTGATACAACATCAGTAAAACATGCAGGCTGTCGAGATAAAATACCCTTTGGCTGCAAACAAGGGCAACGTGGCCCAAAATGAACACCTAAAGTGCTATTCGCTCGATATCGTCTTAGACAGACGGACAGATGGCCCACTGCCTTGCTGATCGGCCAATAAATTCGTCAGGGCCGATTAACACACCAGCAATTACTCTGCCGCATCCCCAACTTTTTCGGTTTCATCAAACCCAGCCAACCTCTTTCTCCCCAACAACCAAACGGCAACAATACTCACCTCATAAAGCACAATGAGGGGAAATGCCATGAGGCACTGGTTGATCACGTCCGGGGTGGGGGTGAGGATGGCGGCGATGACAAAGGAAAGCAGGATGGCGTACTTCCGGTGCTTATTCAGAAAAGCGGCGCTCACTATGCCCATTTTGGCAAGGAGCACCATGAAGATGGGCAGCTCGAAGATCACGCCAAAGGCGATGAGCAGACGCAGGCAGAGGGAAAAGTATTCCTTGACCGTGGGCATGGGGCTGAGAAAATCGTTGGAGTAACCAAGGAGAAACTTGAAGGCCGGAGGAAAGACGACGAAATAGCCGAAGGCCGCCCCGCCAAAGAAGAAGAGGGAGGAGAGGACGGTGAAGGGCAGCATCACCCGCTTTTCATGCTGATACAAGCCAGGGGCAACGAAGCGCCAGAGTTGATAAAAGATCACCGGGCTGGCAAGAAGAAGACCCGAAACCAGGGAAAGCTTCAGATAAAAAAAAACCCTTCCTGGTACGAGGTGAAGATCAGGCTGGAGCCTGCAGGCATCACATCGCAGAGGGGCTTGAACAGCAACTGGCCAAGCTCTTTGCTGTAAGAGTAAGACAGGGCAAAACCCGCCACCGTGGCGAGCAGCGAATAGATCAGGCACTTGCGCAACTCGGTGAGATGTTCGGTGAGCGCCTGCTTTTGAAAATCATCCATACCCTGCCCCCAAACCCGTTTCGTTATTTATCGCTTCGGTGTTTAAAAATGTAAATCGTCATTCCCGCGAAGGCGGGAATCCAAGGGAATGGATGCCCGACGAAAGCCTTCGAGCATGACGTATTGAGTCCCCGGATCAAGAGAAGACAAACCCAGGCATACTACCCCTTCTCCCCCACACGGTCAAGAAAGAGGGCCGAGAAAAATCAGGCCCTTGCCTGCCGGCTTAGGCCGATTTGCAGAGAGCCCACAGGGCGGAGTGCCACCATCCGGAGGATATCACTCCGGGTCCTTTGCTGCGGCGCTCAAAGCATCCTTGATCTGCATGCTCAATTTCCACAGCGGGGTTATCTTGCGGATCCGTTTCGGCGGCAGGATGTCCCACAAAATCTTCCGCTCCGCCTGGCTGTCTGCATTCTGCAAAGCAACCCCCTCGGCAGTGACAAAGCCGTTGAGGCGGATATCCCAAGCCCCATGCTCGATTTCCTGCGCAAGCATCTGCGCCGGCTCCCCCAAGGCATACGCCTCGGCTCCGGGGGCGAGTGCACGCAGTTCCGCGAGGATGGCAACCGCAAGGTCGAAAAACCCCTTGCCCTCGCCGACAAAATATCCAGCCGGATCCACGGCCAGACAATCGGTGAGCAGCAGGCCGACGGGCTGCCGGCAAAGTTCCTCCACTGCAACCTTGCGGCCATACTGGACAAGACCATTATAGCCCACGGCATAGACCAGGTCCTTAAAGGGTATCGCATAGGGGGCCAGGAGGTAAAACCCCTCCTTCAAGCCAGGGGCCGGGACCAACAGCTCCTTGCCATCGATCAAGGCGTTGATCCGGACCTGCTGCAATCGCGCCGTGGGTCCAACAAAAACCCTCTTCGCCTCCCGATATTTCTCAAGACGCCGGACCAACTCCGCAACTTTACCGGAGGATTTCCCCTCCGGAGCATCCAGAAAATCCGCCCGCACTTCTTCTTTGCTCATCATAATTCCACACTCTTGCCTGGAACAAAAAAAGCCGACAGGTGGATTCCTGTCGGCCTTGGTTCTGTTCTGGGAGTCGTTGTTACATTTTTATTTTTTTCTTTTGCCCGGTCAGGGTCAACATGGCGTAATCAACACGTTCTTTGCCCTGATCCTTCTGCTTGATCAGCGACACCCGCGTCCCAGCGGGAGCATTCTCGTGATCAAGGGAGGCCATTTCCTGCTTGGCAAAACCGTGCTCAACCAGGGTGGCGATATCATCCCACATGGAGGCGCTGCCAAGCAAGGAAACGATAATCGCCTGACCGTCCCGCTGAAATTTACCGACATAGGTTTTCCCGGCAGCCACGGTATAGCCGGTTTTCCCCCCGACCGCGCCATCCACAGTCCACAACGCCTTGTTATGGCTCCGCAACACCTTACCGTCGCTGGTGTGCACCTTGACGGTGGACATGCGCTCGGCAAACTCGGGGTTGCGCATGGCCCGGTTGAATACCGTGGCCAAATCACGGGCTGTGGTCTGCTGTCCGGGACGGGTAAGACCATTGGCACTTTTACAGATAGTATTCTGCGCGCCAAGGGCCTCGGCCTTTTTGGTCATCAATTGGGCAAAGGCCTGCTCGGAACCGGCAACCTTTTCCGCCAACGCCACACTGGCATCATTTGCCGAAGCAAGCAAGACGGCGTTAATCAAATCAGTGGCCTGATAGGAAGCGCCCTTTTTCAGATACACCTTGGACGCCGGCATGTTTGCGGCATAGGCGCTGGTACGCACCATCTCTTGGTTGTCCAGACTTTCAACGGCAATGAGTCCGGTGAGAACTTTAATGGTACTGGCCGGCTGCCCGGGACGGTCTGCACTGCGGTCATACAAAACCTTGCCGGTTTTGGCATCCATGACAAACGCGCTCCGACAGGTAAGTTTGCCTTGTAACTCCGTGGAACCCTCACCGGCGGAGTTCTGCGGTTCAGCCACTTGACGCACCAATTCCTGCTTGTGCGGAACCTGTACCTGCTTACGCTGCTCCAGTTCTTGCGTGTATCCCTTCACCTGCCGTTTCAACTCTTGCATGGAAGGACGCGCTGCTACGCGAGCGGTTTTTTTCTGTTTTTTCTTTGCACGCGCCTTCGCCGGCGCAACCTTGTGCGATGTGCGCAAAGAGACCGTCTTTCCTTTCTTGACATTTTCTACATTTTTTTGCGCACCTGCCGGAGAAGCCAGCAGGAAAACAAACACGACAAGAGAGAGAAATAATCGGTAAGAAAAAGAAGCCATAATCTATCCACATTCCGGCAAAAAAGTTATTTCAGAAAAAGCTCTATTATTTCAAAACACTACATCTATATTTAGCTATAATTTATACACACCAGCAAAATCAAGTTTTTTTTGAGGTTATTACCCCATCTCATTGATTTATTGTTTTTACAATCAATCAAAAGAGCATGAGCACCCTCCGGAAAGTACAATGCACCATACCAGATAGACGCGGAACATAACCCAAAAAAACTCATAAACCAGCAGCTCAACGCTCTTTTTACATTTATTATCGGGCGTTACCGCCTTTTCAATAAAAAAAACTCCGCAAAAATCCACCGGGAGATCGGTAACCTCATCTCCATCGAGCCCATGCCGCAGCTTCAACTTCTCTGAGGAAAGACATGACCCGGCAAAACAGTGGCTCAGAAAAAATCTCGGCCCGAAATGCAGGGCAGACAACAGCACCCAACACCATTATTTTGCCAATCTTCTTGGAAAATTTTTCGAGGGGCGCCAGCACCTTCCGTCCAAGAGCAAATCGCCATTTGTCGAACAGGCTACCACCTTCCAGCGACGCATCTGGGATGCGTATTGCTGAAATCCCTAGGGGGAAACAACAACCTACGGAGAATAGGCCAAAGAACTGGACCCCCCTGGGGCTGCCCGGGTAGTGGGACAGGCTTGCAACGCCAATCCCCTAGCCCTTATCGTGCCATGCCATCGGGGTGGTAGGGACTTCCGGACTGGGAGGGTTTGCCGGAGGGGAAACCATAAAGAAGAGGGTGCTCCTCCTGGAGCAGAAGACCATACTGCGAACATAAAGGGGGGATCAAGACCGAGCTTTTCTCACACAAGCCCTACAGCATCTTCATAACTTCACCGGGGATATCAAGCAGCGGCACAACCTTGTCCACGCCGCCGGCAGCAATGGCCTCCTTGGGCATCCCGAAAACAACGCAGGTTTTTTCATCCTGGGCAATTGTCTGCGCCCCGGCCTCTTTCATCTTCAGCATGCCCTGGGCGCCATCCTTGCCCATGCCGGTGAGGATAACCCCCACTGCGTTGGCCCCGCCATAGGCGGCCACCGAATTGAACAAAACATCCACCGCCGGGCGTTGGTAACAGACCAAGGGCCCGCTTTTGATATTCACATAATACCGGGCGCCGCTCCGCCGCAGGACCATATGAAAGTTCCCCGGGGCAAGCAAAGCAGTCCCTGGCACCACGGAATCCCCATCCTGCGCCTCTTTTACCCGAATCTGACAGAGGCTGTTCAGCCTCTCGGCAAAACTGGTGGTAAAATTGGCGGGCATATGCTGAACAATCATGATCCCCGGCGTATTGGGTGGGAACTGCATAAGAACATCCTTCAAGGCTTCGGTGCCGCCGGTGGAGGCACCGATGGCGATCAATTTGTTGGTCGTCTTGGTCAGCGAAAGCTTTGGCGCGTTGGCTGGACGAACCGCGGCAAGGTGCAAGGCCCGTTGCGCCATGTTCACGTGCGCGGCGGCCCGGATTTTTTCTGCAAGCTGGGCGCTCATATCACCAACTGAATAGGCCTCGCCCGGCTTACAGATAACATCGATAGCCCCACTGTCCATGGCCTCCATGGCCAGGGCGCCGCCCGCCTTGGTCAGGGAACTGACGATGATGACCGGAAGCGGAAAATAACGCATCAGTTTTTTCAGAAAGGTAATGCCGTCCATCCGTGGCATTTCCACATCAAGCGTCACCACATCGGGTTTGAGAGCAACGATTTTATCCCTCGCCACATAGGGATCCGGTGCCGTTGCCACGACCTCAATGTCCTTTTCATAGGACAATTCTTCGCTGAAAACCTTGCGGACCACAGCGGAATCATCTACGACCAATACGCGTATTTTTTTCATAGTTTCGTCTTGTCTTTTTGGTCACTCAAAAAAACAACGCTCTTTTTCATGTATCTGTCTATTCTAGGCATGTGTGCCGACAACCCAGAGAACCCCGAATTCGGTGTTAAACATATACAGGCCGGTCTCGCCGAGCAGGATTTCCGGGGAAAATTCGGCCAGCACCCGGGCTTGCGGGATAGCCAGCGCGGCCTTACCGCCAGGGTCCAACTCACCCAGCAAGCTGCCGATGGCCATGTTCGCCGTTTCCGCCGCCGTATCCTTGACCTGCCCTTCCTGCACGCCATCCTCGTCAACCCCGAGGAAATTCACCGTGATGTTCTTGCCAAGCTCCCAGGGAAAATAAAACAAAAAGCTCCCATTGCAACCACCGCTATAGCTGATTGTGGCCTCAATAAACCGGCCATGGCCAAGGTCTTCCTTTCCCGGCACCTCTTCAAGCGGCTCCAGGAAGGTGAAAAACATGGTCTCAAAGACCTCTGAAAAAGTTTTAAATATGATCCGCCGCAAATCCTGATCCATGCCTGCCATCCTCCCCAGCCATTTTCCCAATCCTCAAGCAACCCAACCCTTGGCCACAGTTGCAACCCTGGATCACAATCATCCAGAGATTCCTCTTCTTCTTGTTATTACGGGAATGGTGTTTCTAAAAATCACTTTCCTCGGCAGGCTCTTCGCCAGGCTTCTCTTCAAGCCTGTGTGCATAGGCCTTTTCCAGCACCTCGTAGAGGATCGCTTTGATGGTCTCGGGCTGAAACGGTTTTTTCACGTACCCCGCAACCCCATACTTTTGCGCCTCTTCCCTCCGAGCATCGCTGGCCTCGGTGGTAATAAAGATCAAGGGAATCTTTCTCAGTTCCTCATCCTCACTGACCTTTTTCAAGAGTTCCATTCCGCCCATTTCCGGCATGTTGATGTCTGACAAAATAACATCAATCCAGGTTTCAGCCAGAATAGCCAAGGCCTCTTTCCCGTTACATGCGTCATGAAACTCCCCGACAGGCACCCCGGACATGCTCACGGTTTTCTTGATTACGGCCCGCATGGTTTCAGAGTCATCTGCCACCAAAATATTGAAAGCCATCGCCTTCTCTCCCGCCTCCTTAAGTTATTCCATCTTGGCCATGCGCCGCCTTCTGCGCTGTCCTGACCCGCTGTATTTCCTGGGGATAACCGTACCCCTGCTCAACCGTTGTCCAAAAATTACTGAGCAAACAACATATCGTGTTCGGCATAAGGAGCCGTATCGCAATAATCAAAAGAGCACAGGATCGTTTTAAACGGCTCCTAAGCCGTCGTCAAAAAACAATTTGTGAAATTGTGACCCAGAAAACGGCATAAGGAGCCGTATCGCAGTAATCAAAAGAGCACAGGATCGTTTTAAACGGCTCCTAAATATGAAAAAGTTCCTGCGCCCGGTCGAGCTCCATGAGAAGATTGGCCATACACAGTTCCAGATGCATTGAGGTAATGCCAAATCTTTTCAACCCCCCCCCCTGCATTTTCACGGACAATCCATCCGCGCCAACCCCGATCCCCATGCTGATCACCAAGGCATTGGCCAAAGCGACAATGGCGGTAAGGGGATCTTTTTCCAGGGCATCCGGATCATGGTGCTGCAAAACAGCCAGCTCTATCTCCTTGGGAAAATCCCACTGGCTCATAATCATCCCGCCGAGTTCGGCATGGGATGCGCCCAACAGCTCCTTCTCCGCCTCGACAAAGGAACAGTTGTCCTGGACCACCTTCATCATGATCTTTTTAAAATCATCGGCGACAAAACTGCTTAAAAAGCGTTTGCCGATGTCATGCAGGAGCCCGGCGGTATAAGCGCTTCCCGATTCCACATCCTTGACATACTTGACCAGTTCCTTGGCCATTATGCCAACGGCAATGGAGTGCTTCCACAGCTCCCCCTGGTCCAGCTTGTAGCCTTCTCCGGCGGCGCCCTTATAAAAACGGGCACTGCTGCTGGTAATGATAATATCCTTGAGGGTATCATTGCCCACAATAACCAGGGCCTCATCCAAGGAAGAAACCTTCCGGGAAAGGCCAAAATACGCGGCATTACAGATCTTCAACACATTGGCCGTAATCACCTGATCGTATTGAATGACCTCGGCCAGAGCAGCGGCACTCACCTCCGGGTCGTTCAACATCTCCGAAACCCGTTGGGCCACCTTGGGAAAGGGGGGAACATGCTTGACCAAGGAAAGGATCTCATCCAAACGGCTCATAACTCAAACTCCCCTCTTCCAGAAACCTTCAAGTGGGTTACCCCGGTGCCAATTTCCAAACTCACGGTACGGTTGCCTGTTCCCCCGACATCTTCCTTGGCCAGCATAATCTGGTTTTTCCAAAACATTTTCCGCACAACAGCCTGGTTTCGCTTGCCGATATTAAAGATCCCGGCACTGTCCATGATTTGCGAGCCGCCAACCACCTTGACGATCAACCGATTTTTCAGGGCTCCGAACTTGTACGTCTCCTTAAACAACCGGGGGATCCCGGTATCCGCAAACATGAAGGGCTTGGCCTCGGCCTTATCCTTATCAAGGGAAGAATCCGGCAGCATATAATGCAGCATTCCCCCAACCTTGGCCACCGGATCCCAGATCACCACCCCAATACAGGAACCGAGAGAATAGGTGATCAGAACATCATCCGGCTTATTGCTGACCTTCATGTCTGAAATACCAACGATTATCTTCATGCGCTCCCTGTCTCGTAACCGTCATTGCCTCGGGACCTTGCCCAAGGCAACAGCCTCATCGTTTCATATATGCGGTCGCATCAACCTGGGTAAAGCTGTGTTTCAACCCGCTGATGCTCTCGGAGTGACCGATAAAAAGATAGCCCCCAGGGGTAAGAGCGTCATGAAATTTGCTCACCAGTTCCTGCTGGGTTTCCCGGTTG
Proteins encoded in this window:
- a CDS encoding protein-glutamate methylesterase/protein-glutamine glutaminase, giving the protein MKKIRVLVVDDSAVVRKVFSEELSYEKDIEVVATAPDPYVARDKIVALKPDVVTLDVEMPRMDGITFLKKLMRYFPLPVIIVSSLTKAGGALAMEAMDSGAIDVICKPGEAYSVGDMSAQLAEKIRAAAHVNMAQRALHLAAVRPANAPKLSLTKTTNKLIAIGASTGGTEALKDVLMQFPPNTPGIMIVQHMPANFTTSFAERLNSLCQIRVKEAQDGDSVVPGTALLAPGNFHMVLRRSGARYYVNIKSGPLVCYQRPAVDVLFNSVAAYGGANAVGVILTGMGKDGAQGMLKMKEAGAQTIAQDEKTCVVFGMPKEAIAAGGVDKVVPLLDIPGEVMKML
- a CDS encoding chemotaxis protein CheX translates to MDQDLRRIIFKTFSEVFETMFFTFLEPLEEVPGKEDLGHGRFIEATISYSGGCNGSFLFYFPWELGKNITVNFLGVDEDGVQEGQVKDTAAETANMAIGSLLGELDPGGKAALAIPQARVLAEFSPEILLGETGLYMFNTEFGVLWVVGTHA
- a CDS encoding response regulator; amino-acid sequence: MAFNILVADDSETMRAVIKKTVSMSGVPVGEFHDACNGKEALAILAETWIDVILSDINMPEMGGMELLKKVSEDEELRKIPLIFITTEASDARREEAQKYGVAGYVKKPFQPETIKAILYEVLEKAYAHRLEEKPGEEPAEESDF
- a CDS encoding HDOD domain-containing protein; the protein is MSRLDEILSLVKHVPPFPKVAQRVSEMLNDPEVSAAALAEVIQYDQVITANVLKICNAAYFGLSRKVSSLDEALVIVGNDTLKDIIITSSSARFYKGAAGEGYKLDQGELWKHSIAVGIMAKELVKYVKDVESGSAYTAGLLHDIGKRFLSSFVADDFKKIMMKVVQDNCSFVEAEKELLGASHAELGGMIMSQWDFPKEIELAVLQHHDPDALEKDPLTAIVALANALVISMGIGVGADGLSVKMQGGGLKRFGITSMHLELCMANLLMELDRAQELFHI
- a CDS encoding chemotaxis protein CheD, whose protein sequence is MKIIVGISDMKVSNKPDDVLITYSLGSCIGVVIWDPVAKVGGMLHYMLPDSSLDKDKAEAKPFMFADTGIPRLFKETYKFGALKNRLIVKVVGGSQIMDSAGIFNIGKRNQAVVRKMFWKNQIMLAKEDVGGTGNRTVSLEIGTGVTHLKVSGRGEFEL